A stretch of Acidobacteriota bacterium DNA encodes these proteins:
- a CDS encoding FTR1 family protein — MLQAFVITLREGLEAFLIVAISLAYLRRSGRGDLARAVHFGIGVAILLSVGVGVLLGRANSQSLWEGILALVAAVLVASLTVHMWRVARKLKGEIEVRLEAQSARSGRAAFLGVFLFTLLMITREGMETALLMNTLLFQVKSATVILGATLGTLSAAAIAWLWTRYGHRVNLASFFQVTAVFLFVFVIQLVIYGFHELSEAAVLPNSEALHWATEPYGPDGIYGQYLSYLLVLLPLAWLGVASLRRPRASRPASPSVRTGPPTPPSPSAPKA; from the coding sequence TTGCTCCAGGCTTTCGTCATCACGCTCCGCGAGGGGCTCGAGGCCTTTCTCATCGTCGCGATCAGCCTCGCGTACCTGAGGCGATCGGGGCGCGGCGATCTCGCGCGGGCCGTGCACTTCGGGATCGGCGTCGCGATCCTGCTGAGCGTCGGCGTCGGCGTCCTCCTCGGGCGCGCCAACAGCCAGTCGCTCTGGGAGGGGATCCTCGCCCTCGTCGCGGCCGTCCTCGTCGCCTCCCTCACCGTCCACATGTGGCGCGTCGCGAGAAAGCTCAAGGGCGAGATCGAGGTGAGGCTGGAAGCCCAGTCGGCCCGATCGGGGCGCGCCGCCTTCCTCGGCGTCTTCCTCTTCACCCTCCTGATGATCACCCGGGAGGGGATGGAGACGGCGCTCCTGATGAACACCCTCCTCTTCCAGGTCAAGTCGGCCACGGTCATCCTCGGCGCGACGCTCGGCACCCTCTCGGCCGCCGCCATCGCCTGGCTCTGGACGCGCTACGGCCACCGCGTGAACCTCGCGAGCTTCTTCCAGGTCACCGCCGTCTTCCTCTTCGTCTTCGTCATCCAGCTCGTGATCTACGGCTTCCACGAGCTGAGCGAGGCCGCCGTCCTCCCGAACAGCGAGGCGCTCCACTGGGCCACCGAGCCGTACGGCCCCGACGGCATCTACGGCCAGTACCTCAGCTACCTCCTGGTCCTGCTGCCGCTCGCCTGGCTCGGCGTCGCCTCGCTGCGTCGCCCCCGCGCCTCTCGCCCCGCGAGCCCCTCGGTCCGCACCGGCCCCCCGACCCCCCCCAGCCCCTCGGCTCCGAAGGCCTGA
- a CDS encoding VIT1/CCC1 transporter family protein, producing MPQTPHAEKHFTSGAVVRDIVIGMSDGLTVPFALAAGLTGAIASSGIVVTAGLAEIAAGAIAMGLGGYLAARSDAEHYDNERKREVREIHEKPEAEMYEVVESLERYGLSPEECRPIVDSLRAHPDAWADFMMRFELGLEKPDPGRALASAVTIGGAYIAGGLVPLAPYFFTETSTAALGASVAMTATALLVFGYVKGTFTGARPVRSSLQTLLIGSLAAAAAFAQKTMTNAIDAALSGLQDRFNSLDRTASRIAKDAPGEDLPGDLVQLMIDTNGVKADVAVLKTQDEMIGSILDVLA from the coding sequence ATGCCCCAGACGCCGCACGCCGAGAAGCACTTCACCTCCGGCGCCGTCGTCCGCGACATCGTCATCGGGATGTCCGACGGCCTCACCGTCCCCTTCGCCCTCGCCGCCGGCCTCACGGGAGCCATCGCGTCGTCCGGCATCGTCGTCACCGCCGGCCTCGCCGAGATCGCCGCCGGCGCGATCGCGATGGGCCTCGGCGGCTACCTCGCCGCCCGCAGCGACGCCGAGCACTACGACAACGAACGGAAGCGCGAGGTGCGCGAGATCCACGAGAAGCCCGAGGCCGAGATGTACGAGGTCGTCGAATCGCTCGAGCGCTACGGCCTCTCCCCCGAGGAGTGCCGCCCCATCGTCGACTCGCTCCGCGCCCACCCCGACGCCTGGGCCGACTTCATGATGCGCTTCGAGCTCGGCCTCGAGAAGCCCGATCCGGGCCGCGCCCTCGCCAGCGCCGTCACCATCGGCGGCGCCTACATCGCCGGCGGCCTCGTCCCGCTCGCCCCGTACTTCTTCACCGAGACATCCACGGCCGCCCTCGGCGCCTCCGTCGCCATGACCGCGACTGCGCTCCTCGTCTTCGGCTACGTGAAGGGGACCTTCACCGGCGCCCGCCCCGTGCGCAGCTCCCTCCAGACCCTCCTGATCGGGAGCCTCGCCGCGGCCGCCGCCTTCGCCCAGAAAACCATGACGAACGCGATAGACGCCGCATTGTCGGGTTTGCAGGATCGCTTCAACAGCCTCGATCGGACCGCGTCCCGCATCGCGAAGGACGCCCCCGGCGAGGACCTTCCGGGCGATCTCGTGCAGCTCATGATCGACACGAACGGAGTGAAGGCCGACGTCGCCGTCCTCAAGACGCAGGACGAGATGATCGGCTCGATCCTCGACGTTCTCGCGTGA